The Gracilinanus agilis isolate LMUSP501 unplaced genomic scaffold, AgileGrace unplaced_scaffold3495, whole genome shotgun sequence DNA segment GAGGCACAATTCAGCTACTACATATCTTTGTAtcccagcatttaacacagtgcctggcacagccCATATAGGGACCTTATAATTTCTAGCAGGAGTGTGTATTTTATCACAAACctgtctctccctccacccccccatCCCTGCTCATTATTATTCAATGTATTTGTTAGTTGTCTGGGATGCAGGTCCTTTTGTATAACGTAATGATGGAAATGTCTAACAGGATTCAGTCCATGTTTTCTGTAGCCAAGAAGAGAAGATAGTTTCCTGCCACATGTCATTTCCCCCCACCCTACTATACATTAATCCAGGACATTGATGTGGCAGATAATTGTGTGTTCAGTTATTTGGAATATTTAACTGTGTGCATTTCACTATTAATAGttcatttttaaagtgaattGTTAAATTTTAGAACACACAAGTAGTATTTAATTTCGGAGTTACTGGCCTTTTACTTTGTAGAATATGGAAGACTTGGAGAAGAATCATGAAAGCCTTCTTACAGGTGCACAGAACGAActtagaaaagaaatggcaatgctacaaaagaaaattatgatgGACACTGTAAGTAATATGGGATATTTTTAACTGGAGAAATTAAGATCgaaaaattacatatttcatcAAATAAAACAGTATATTAAAGTAATTTATCAACAtattaaaacatttctttaatatCTCCTTTCTTGTAATAGCAGCAGCAAGAAATGGCAAGTGTTCGAAAATCTCTTCAATCCATGTTATTCTGATGGCTCTTTGAAGAAAGAACTTGGACCTAAGTAATATGACACAATTACAAGCATTAGCTAAAGGAAATGCATATCTTTGCTGTGGCTTAAGAAAGCTAGTTTAAGATTATCTGTTATATAGCTTGTTTATCAGTGCAAGATCCTCTCTTTTTTATATTGACTGGAGCTTTCTATATGAATAGTAAATAGCAACTTAAAATGTATTACCTTTCAAGTTCTTTGGTATTAGTGAATTCCCCCCTAATGTTAGTAGTTAAAAACTAATGGCTTCTAGCAATAAAGATTTTTCACATTTCAGCCTCACTGGCTCTTTTTAGTTCAAAATGCTAACAATCTCAACTGCTAGTTAAACTGAAAACTAAGACATAACATGCAAGTGGACATTGGGTTTCCCCCCTTCACTAAAAATCATCACAACTCTTTAAAAGTACAAAATCTGTTATATGTGCAGGTAAGTTTTATAACCAAACAAATGAAAATAGTAAATTGGTTCATTTACTccagtgatattttaaaaaatgttttggtttttttttataaacaaaatagCCAAGAAAGTAATTTGTTAGTTGGAAAGACTACATAGAGTATCTGAATGTCACTTCTAAGGAATGAAAATTACTTACAAATTGAAATGGTATGTTCTTGGCAACGACCGAAAACATTTCATAAACATATGTACATTTTACAGGTCAGTAATGATAATATTCTTGGAGTATTTCATGTTTGCCTTTATTCAAAAAcaagtcatttttttccaaattaatatttCCATCATATATGTGGAACTTTTGTTTTCTGTTCTCATTCAAgtttaaacattattttatctATGCACTTTTCAACATGTGCACATGAAATCTATAATCCACATTTGGATTTAATAATACAGAATTAATTAGCACATGCTTGAAAATCATTTGGCTAAGCTTATTTTACTGAATTTCTAATTTCCAAAATTACTGAAAATTCAAAGGATCGAAACAATGTGCTCTATAGGAAGAGAGGAGTgactttatttcatttcatattttccctctccccaccccaatttGAGTTTTTCTAGGCTAATACAACTTCATACAGATTCTCTGTGGTAGTTTACAAAGGAAGAAGTTAGTTTTATCTTTTCCCTCATTAAGAgtaattttaacattttgaaCTAAGGGGAACATTATCCTTACTGCAGAGTCCTATAGATATGTTTATCTTTCAAGTCAACTTTATACTGGTCAAAATAAATCTTCAATTCCTTTTCAGAATTTTAAGAAATATGGGATATGTGTGGACTTTATTCCTTTGGGGGTAAAATGTCCAAAAGTATGCTGCAGGGTATCTCTCAGTGTTTTTTTGCCACATTTAATTCTTGCAAGATGTATTTACTCTTTTGAAGGGAAGggcaaatgaatatatataatgCATTGCCAAATTAGTGATTTTTTCTAGCTTAATATCTAAacttgtttttctaattattcaaatCAAACCTGAGAGGTAAGGAGCCAATAGAGTATAATGTCATGGTGGcatttgtaataaataataacaataagttgGAAGGGGCTAGGGAATGGAAGGTAGAagagtaatttaaaaataagataaattaaagTTGGCATTCTGTCGATGCATTGCTTCTCAAATAAAATGTTGCCTATCCTTGTTGATTTTAGAGAGCAGGCTTTTTTCTgctatagtgtttttttttaattttacttgttTTCATACCAGTcaattcttgcttttcttttagtGTAACAATAAATCCCAATAATTCCAACCCCTATGGATAATCAATAGTAATTCAAAATTATCAGTTTTTACTGTTAAAAGATTTAGGAACTTTTAATTCCTATTAGCATAATTATACAACTTATTCATATAGGAAAGCAATTTTTTTGTACTGGAACAGTGATCACCTCTAGAAAATATGTAATGCCTTTAGGTAAAATGAGAAACAATGCTTGAAATGTAATATCCAGATGTATCTCTTTTATCACTTTTTTGCCCATTATTAAGACAGCAGTATGAGCCATGTGCTTAAGGTATGTCTGCAAACTTAACTAccttaattttttgttgtttaaattcTGTCAGTCTCAAAATTTgtgataaaaaattattaaaaacatttaaaaatcaccatCTAATTAACTTCTTAGAGGCAAACTTTACTGATACTGTTGAAATTCATTTTTCTGTTCTGAAAGAACAGATTTGTGCTTAAGACTCAGGCTCAATGgtgaaaaagaataatatagcAAGGGCTTTTGTGACTGAAACAAACACACAATAGAATCTGCATGACTTAACTTTATATTAAATATCTTATCTGACAGTTAACGGCCACATTAATGTGTTTTTCAGAGACTTGGTTATCTTGAAAAGTTTCTTATCTGTATTCCTAAAAGCAGGGGGTTTCCTTCACTCCTAGGGTTCCCTTAATtgcttctcctcttctccttggGCTATTAGTCAGTCATGGTTTTGAACCTGTTCGGGTACAGGAGGAGGTGGAATCCTGAAGACTTGTAAATTTAAGTGATCTGCAATCTGCATGACCACAGTAATGAAATATTTCAGCAAAGTAAATAAAGAGATgatcttgaaaagaaaaagaaaaaaacaaatcaccATTAATGTAACAAAGTACACTTATATAGCTATGTCCCTCTTAATCCTATTTTGATGCCTCACTGGCAGAGAGGGtccaattccaaggcagaaaagtggcaaaggctaggcaattggggtttaatgacttgccccgGGATACcccgctaggaagtatctgaggtcagatttgaacccaggtcctctaggcTTCAGGCTTGgcgctctatcccctgtgctatcTAGTTTCCCCATGAAATGTTTCATTACAAATACTTTTGGGGGTCTGCCCACCTTAAGCAACCTAGGGTGGCTTAAGGTGGGCAAGGAAGATTAAGGAGAGGAAGATTTGCTTAAAATTTTTGCTCTGAGACCAGAtagaaaatggatttttcctttagaaagaaGGCCCAAGAGAAGAGTATTTTCAGTGGTGATCTGCCCCAGAGAATCTTCTTTATGGTGAAAGGACAAAAGAAGGTTGAGAGATCATTTCTCTGGTCCCACAATATGTGTTTATCCCAGGAAGCTTGCTCTTCATGACTAGGAGGGAAATGATTTTCATTCCCTCAGACTTCCAGTCAATTTGTATAGGGGATTAACATAAAGCAActattttctatgtaaaaattctTACAAAAGTAGCCAAAAAAAACTTCCTCGATCACTTGAGTAGGACTAAGGGTAAAGGAAACTGCCCATATTCACTTATTTCCTCCTTACACCCTTCAAATCCCCAAACCAGCAGAACAAATGGACATAGTGGCTATTTTTGGATGAGATAATCAAGAAAGATCTTATTAAAAGCACAGTCATGCCAGAAAAAAGACATTAAGTAGTATTCTAGAGAGCAGCCTAAGGACCTTCCTGCAAGCCATTAGTCGTCTCCAGAGTTGCAAACATTTGTGGGTGGGAATTACTGATATAGCCTAGGATGCTCCTTCCTTCTAGTGTCCATCAGCAGCTCTACCAGAGATTAGAGGGTTATGGGAATTagccagtgtcacacagctggtgtgtGGGAGGCAGGCCTTGAAGAGCAGCCCACCTTAACAGAGTTAACAGTGttgggacctggattcaaatcccacttctgacacctactagctgtgtgaccaattTCACACGTGTCTCAGGTGAAGAGAGGACAGGAGGATAGAAATCCAAATAGCAGAGATGATGACACAAATCATCCTAGGGCTGCTTTTACAAGCAGTTCCTCTGGTGCCTTTAGCTGTCCATAAGGAATAGATAGATGTCTAGTGTGGGAGGGGAGGTGATGTTCTGTACCATCTACAAAAAGATCAAAAGGTTAACACTAAAGTGCTCACTCACCATTGCTACCCACAGAACAATATATTCATCTATAACGTGGTTGAAGTATTGATCAAAAAACAGAAGAGCTGGCCCAATAAATGCGGAATCTTGTAGTTTTAGTTTACTTTTGGTCATGTGAGCAACCTATTTAATAAAAAGGGCAAATGAATAATCTAGAAATTGTTAAATGACACACTAATTTGATAAAAGCTTTATAACTTGCAAATTTGAATAGCTTACttgttattttagaaaaagaaatgaagacttACTATTTAGACaaaaagaatccaaagatcaccTAGTGCTTATACTTCTGGGAACATTATTTCAAAGCTGTCTTACAGAGAAGTCTGGCTTATTAAACTTGTTATCACGAGTAAATTGCAGCTAATGAATTAATGTAAACaagattttagatatttattattctaattccttttctgCTGAATAGTTCACATTAGGTTACAAATTTGATTCTTAGAAGTCTAATGGCCAGCGTTTGGAATGAGGCTATTGTGGCAACAAGAGGACTTGATGTAACCTACCCCACAATGTAAAAACGCTACGATATATAGCTCCCCTGGCTGTCTGCACCAATTACTTTATTTCTCTTGAggaccacatacacacacaaacacaatttTAACTAAACTTCTTACCACCAATTTTTGTGTGATTTTGGCATACACACACCCAAACATTAAAATATACAGACAGGGATGTTTTTCAAACAGCTGAGTTGCAGATTTTTTGTGGATCATTATGGCAAGAAGAATAATGACTCCTATGTGGATGCCAGGTGACAAAACACTGGTGCCCtaaaagagaaagcagaaaataACCTCTTCTGTCCTCCATCCTGTTATGCTCTTAAAGCACCAATTACTCAGAAGAGCAGCTTTCTTATGACTTCTTTAAACATCTACTAAGAATATTAACCAATTGTGGACCCTGACCACCACTAAAACTGTTACTTCATCTAAATAAATAGATCATTACCCTTCAGTGTGCTTACTAGATGTGCTCTTAAGGGTTGGTCATAGGCAATATAACTTGTGTACAAAAGATAACAGCGCTGtgcttttttaaacaaatgttccAGATGAGGGTTGTCCTCCACAGTCAGTGAAGGACTGGTTTGGGAGGCTATTATATTATTGGgaggcatatatatatttatatatttgagcaTTATTGAGACAACTTCATGTTGTTgttcaaaacatttttagaatTCCAGTGATGTTATTGCCTTTGGAGCCAGGGGACAGTGAAGACAGCTGAATTCCCTTGTAATTGCCCCTTTTTAGCAGTGCTTTCCCCCTTTGAAAACAAGGAGGTATGACTTATTCCATCAGACTTGGCCTTGAATAAATTTTGGTTGTTTCCAAAAGCCAAATCCTTCAAAGAAGCTGAGGCTAGTCAAAAGAAGGGGTGCAGGCTCTGGAGCTGGTTCTCAAAAAGGGGTTCCAAAGATGTTCTGAGCAATGGCAGCATTGCCAAAGCAAGCTTCAAGCTTTTGGGGGCAACAGCAAGGCCAAGGGCAGGCCTGTTTAGGAGCCAACCATGCCGTAGAAATGCTCGGTGGGAGCCCTTAAGGGCTGTTTGCCAAGGAGCAGGCAGGAGTGCAGTGCCATCTCTGTGCTCTCTGAAATCGAGATCCTTCATAGAAAATCCTAGAAGGGACCCATCTCTGTGGGCTTCTGAAGGTTTCTCTGGTGCTCGCTCTCACAGCCATGTTCCCCCCGCCCCAGCCCCCCAGTGGTGGCATCAGAACAAATAACCAAGTATCACCCTTCACTTGGCTAGTGAAGAAGGGCACCCAAGGCCTGCTCTGCCCAATCCCTTTTGTCTCTTCCTCCCACAAAAGCAGGCAGGCCTTTAgggccccttctagctctcagaCCTAAGATCAATGTGGTAGGAAGAGGAAATACTTTTGAACCATCTTACTGCGGTTGTGGATCCATTCTTGCCAACTCCTCCACCAAGGATGACttggaaataattaaaacaagaaataaaggcTCCTGTCAGTATCCCAATGAGAGGTAGCATCTTCAGTTTTAATTGAATCACAGGGATCTTTGGAAGGTGGggccaggaaaaaagaaaatttagggtTAGAGAGACCAACATGAATGTTTTCTTTAGATAATCCCAGTACACTTAGATTATCCTcgttcatcttttatttttcttggcccCTTCATTATTCTAGGGAAGCAATCTGCTCACCAAATTCTGCTGTACGCAGTTACACGATAAGAGTTCAATGGCCTCGTGAATCTAAATTGGGCTCCATGGAATCGTGAATAAATTCAGTTCAGGTTCAGGCAGCAGCCCCCACGTAAGGTAACATCAGAAGGCAGGCAGACACCGGCAAAGGGCTTCAAGCCAAAGACACGCCACAGAACATACAGACACATGCGTGTGAGCGTTCTGAGCCACGGCATGCCGAGCGGGGACTAAGAGCAGTTATTACCTTCTCGCTGCCGAATGCCGCTTCAGGAAAGGCAGCAAAAGAGTGAAGGAAAAAAGATGACAGAGAATTTCCACAAATCCCctctttaatatttcaaaataacaGCAAAATAAAAATCTGTGAGTGCTGATCCTGCCAAATCCCTGAACGTGTCAAAGGCTTGAGGAGTCTTTTGGTAAAGTCAGCTGAGAAGCTTTTACAACATCACTGAGCAGTAACGCATCATGACCAAACCATTCTCCCTGGGCCCTCTCCACCCCCCGCAGCAGGGACCCTTAAATCTAAACCAGAATCCTTGCAGTGCACTTAAGAAGCCCAGCACGGAGCCAGAAAGGCAGGCCTGCTCCCTGCAAGCACCCCCGATGCCAGGAGGCCGAGGGCATCCCACGCACGCTTCCTTCTCACCAGCCATCCACAGAAGAGAAGCGGGGTGGGGGCCAGCTGCCCTCCCTAGGGCTGCAGTGTCCGGGCCCGTGACCTGCTGCTGCATGTGTCTGTGATGGACGAGCGAGGGCATGGGCAGCTGGTAATCGTGCAACCCCATTCTGTCTCGGAATTTTTCCCAATATGAATTTTGAGCATGTTCTTAACGGCATTATATGGTGACCAACTTAGCCAAATGTGCAAAAACCTTCACTGATAAGGGAATCTATTCAGAGAACAGGTTGAGGAGCTCTGAAAATTAGGCTACAGGGTGCATAAGGGGATGCCAGATTATTCAGAGCTTACACTCACTAGTTTTCAAGAAATGGCATATTAGAAAacatcttaatttcttcattttttcccccttacgaGCAACGTGCATTTTTGCTAATAATGTAAAACCTATTGCTGAATCTGgtttttggaaaaatatttatccaGCATGTTAAATCTATCACTTTAGACCTGGAAGGGtgatatttacattttttgtgaAGCATAAGGC contains these protein-coding regions:
- the LOC123254885 gene encoding cholinephosphotransferase 1-like, whose protein sequence is VDVTEVQIAITIVFFITAIGGTMMWDYTIPVIQLKLKMLPLIGILTGAFISCFNYFQVILGGGVGKNGSTTAGTSVLSPGIHIGVIILLAIMIHKKSATQLFEKHPCLYILMFGCVYAKITQKLVVAHMTKSKLKLQDSAFIGPALLFFDQYFNHVIDEYIVLWVAMIISLFTLLKYFITVVMQIADHLNLQVFRIPPPPVPEQVQVLSSKSHQNNMD